DNA sequence from the Pedobacter sp. W3I1 genome:
CTTTCTTTTTAGGATCATATTTATCCATTATTGCCGAGTGTTTGGTTACCAGTTCTTCCATTTTTAAACAGTTTTTCATGGTCGAAAAGTATTGTGCCTCATCAAATTTGGTCGCCGATCCTTTTTTGCCCCAGTTTCCGGTAGGGATGGTATAATAATGCAGGGTTAAGCCCCACATTTGGTTACCGATATTTTTCATACAGGTTTCTGTCCAGTTATAATCGTCCGAGTTTGCACCACTGGCAACCTTTTTTAGGGGAGCGCCCGGATAGTTTCTCGCGTAAGTGGCATACCTGCGGTATAAATCAGAATAATAAGCCGGTGTCATATTGCCACCACAGCCCCAGCTTTCGTTACCAACACCCCAGAAAGAAACTTTCCATGGTTTTTCTCTTCCGTTTTGAGCACGGATGGCCGTCATGGGGCTTACGCCATCAAAATTCAGGTATTCTACCCATTTGGCCATTTCTTCAACAGTTCCGCTGCCTACATTGCCTGCGATATAAGGTTCGCAATCGAGCATCTGGCAGAGATCCAAAAACTCATGCGTACCAAAGCTGTTGTCTTCTGTTACGCCGCCCCAATTGGTATTGACCATTTTCGGGCGTTGGTTTCTCGGACCGATACCATCTCTCCAATGGTATTCGTCGGCGAAACAGCCGCCTGGCCAGCGGAGGTTCGGAACTTTTATTTTCTTAAGGGCATCTACAATATCCAAACGGATTCTTCCTTTATTGGGAATGGTTGAATTTTCATCTACCCAGAAACCATCGTAAATACAACGGCCCAAATGCTCTGAAAAATGACCGTAAATGTGCTTGCTCACCACTTGATCGCCCGCAGGTTTAATGGTGAGCTGGATTTCATTTTGGGCTTGTGCTAAAATAGAACTGCAGAACAGCGTCGCAGATAAGAGAAGTTTTTTCATCATGATCTCGTTAAATCTATTGGTTAAATGGGATTTTGATAACGTTAAAAGAATAAGGCTTTAAAGCAATGTTCAGTTTTTTGCCTTTTAGGTTAATGGTGTTTTTTTGTGGGCTTACTGCTTCAGGATTTTTGAAAGAGTTGAGCTCTTTTAAGTTACTGTTCGCTATTTCCTCATTGGTAGCCTTACTTTTTAATTTTATTTTTCCCTCCAGATCAAAATCAATGTTCTGCGACTGATCGGAGTTATTGGCAATCTTAATGATCAGTTCTTTTTTTGCCTGATCGGTTACGGCAGAAGCATAAAGCCCATCCTGACCGATAATGTTTTTCTCATCAAGGGTAATCGAAACTACATCAGTCCCTTTGTTGGTCGAAAATTGTTTCTGAACATAATAATCAGGCGTTCCGTACGATTTTAAATTATCTACCCAGATCATATCAGGTGCCCATTGCCAGGCATCAATATGGGCGAAAAGTGGCGCGTAAGAAGCCATCTGTACTACGTCGGCATTACGCTCCAAACCGGTCATTAATGAAGCCGAAGCCAATGCACTTTGCCAGTTGTTTCGGTCGCTTCCGATTATACTATTGTCTGCATGTACTGCATATTCGCCAACAAAAACCTTCGATCCGTTTCTTGGATAGTTATCGTAACGACCGGCATTTTTCAAAAACCAGTCTGCAGGGCGGTAGTAGTGTTCATCAATAAAATCAGCATTGTTGTTTCTTAAAGTGGTATTCAATAAGTCAAAGCGATCGCCATCCGGACCGGTGCCAGAGCTGTAGATCAGTTTAAAACCTGGATATTTGGCTTTTATTGCTTTGGTGAAAATCGCTAACCTTTCCAGATACTGTGGGCCCCAGTTTTCGTTTCCAACACCCATCATTTTTAGGTTAAAAGGTTTTGGATGACCTAAATCGGCCCGCATTTTTCCCCATTTGGTATTTACATCGCCGTTGGCAAATTCGATCAGATCCAATGCATCCTGTACGTAAGGATCAAGCTCATCAAGGGCCGCCACTTCGGCCGAATTATACTGGCAGGCCATGCCGCAGTTCAAAATCGGGAGTGCATCCGAACCGATATCTTCTGCCAGTTGGAAATATTCGAAAAAGCCCAGGCCAAAGCTCTGGTAATAATCAGGTGCCGGGCGATGGGCAAATTCAATATTCCAGCGGTTCATTAACAGTTGTCTGTTTTCAATCGGGCCAATGGTTTTTTTCCATTGATAACGGTTGGCCAGATCAGTGCCTTCTACAATACAGCCACCAGGGAAGCGGATAAATCCTGGTTTCATATCGGCCAGTAACTGTACCATGTCGGCTCTTAATCCCTGCGGACGGTTTTTCCAGGTGTCGCCAGGGAAAAGCGAAATCATATCCAGATCGATGTTTCCATTGCCCTGAAACAAAATAGAAAATTTGGCTTTTGCATCGGTTTCAGTAGCGGTAAAACTTGCCGACTGCTTTTTCCAATCGCTACCTGTTTGCTCGGGGGCTAAACTTCCTTGTCCGATGATTTTATTATTCGAATCTTTTAGTAACAGCACGAGTTTAACGCCTGGCTTTGCTTGACGGTACATCACAGAAAAATCGTAACGCAGACCTTTTTTTACACCCATGCCTTTAAAGCCCTCGTTTACGAGCTCAAAATCGTCAGTTTGTTTTTTTACCTGTAAATACCTGGGATTGGTGGTGTTAACTTCTTTGCGGTTTACCACCAATATTTCTCCTTCCTGTGGTTTTGGTTGGAAAGTCCAGCCCATTAGCGGTTTTGTAAATTCAAAGGAGCGGTTTTTAATCAGTTCGGCATAAATGCCGCCGTCGGCACCAAAGTTGATGTCTTCAAAAAAAACACCCCACATATTAGGTTGCACCTTGGCGATAGAATGGTCTGTTTTAACTTTAATCACTTTTGCAGTTTGTGCCTGCACTCCTGGGATATAGCCAATTCCGATAACAGCATACATTATGCATGCCGAAAACACACTTTTTACAGGGTTATTTAATTTCATACGGTTTAATATTTGGAAGATCTAATGGTAAAAGTAAAATATTTAAAATAATAAACGTCATAAGAACATTTATTTTTTTCTCCATCAACGATTTTGTTTATAAATTCTACAATCTTAGCATCGGAAGAAACGATGTGAATACCCGCAATTAGAAATGAGGTACTAAAAGGGTTTACTAAAGTAACTTTTTACTTGATGTTTAAAATTTATTTTGCCGGAACCTTTAAAATCTTTCTTGTAATATATTGTCATAGTGAAAAAGCAGGATACTACAGGATGCGCCTTAAAAATATACTATTTACATTCGACATGAATCATTTAATAGTCGCTACCCGGCAGCTGTTAAAATTCACTAACCAATAACACACAATGAGCCTTCGTTTCTTCCATATTCTGGTATTAACTATGTTTTTTTATACGGCTTTTGTGTGCAAAATAGCTGTTTCTTCTAATTGACAAATTAATATGAATCTCAAAAAATACATTTTGCTTAGCCTCTTAAGTGCACTAACACTTTGTTGTTTGGCGCAGCAAAAAGCTGCAGATAAACAATCGGTTAAACTCTTTTTTGAGAAATCATATCTACAGGTTGATCGCAGTTACTACAGTACTGGTGAGGATGTTTGGTTTAGTGCCTATCTGGTAAATGGAAAAAGCAGCAGTTTAACCGCTACCAGCAATAATTTATATGTGGAGCTGCTTTCACCAAAATCAGAAGTGTTGGAACGGAAAATGATCAGGTTGGATGGCGGGCTAGGAAAAGGAGATTTTAAACTGAAAGATTCTATTCCTTCAGGCTGGTATGGCATTAGAGCTTACACCAATTGGATGCGGAATTTTGGCGATGATTTTGTTTTTCAAAAACGGATTCACATTAGCAATAACATTATCGAGAATGCGTCTTATTTTACACGTAATCCGGTCAAAAAAACCGATGTTTCCAATTCGAAAAAATCAATAGCCTTTTTCCCTGAGGGCGGCTCGTTGGTTGAAGGATTAACCAGTATTGTAGCCTTTAAAACCAATGATGACGTTGGAAATGGGATCAAGGCCACAGGAAGTGTAATCTCATCAAAAGGAGATACCGTAACGACTTTTCAAAGTACTGATGCCGGGATGGGCATTTTTGCTTTTACGCCAAAAGCCGATGAGCAATATAAAGTCGAAGGATTTTACGGCCAAGAAAAATTTTCGTCAAAAATGCCTCCAATTCTTAAAAAAGGGCTTTCGCTGCACATTACCATTGATTCTTTAAATATAAAAGCAAACATTAGTGCAAACGAATTAATGTTCAGTGAATTGAAGGATAAAAGCATTTCGCTTGTCATTAAACATGCTGGCGATCATATTTATTCCGGATCGATCAAATTAGGTAAAGCTACAGTATCGGTATCTATTCCAACGAAAGGTTTTCCTGGGGGTGTTTCAATCATTACCTTATTAGATGATCAGAACAGGCCAAATTGTGAACGACTTATTTTTATCCAGGATGAAAATAAAGTCAATTTCTCGCTTAGCCCAGGCAAAACCGCTTATAAACCGAGAGAGAAAGTAGTTATTAAGGTAAAAGCAACCAATTTTCTTGGTCAGCCAGTTAAAACGGCGTTTTCTTTAGCTGCGGTTGACGGGCTTATTCCTGATGATGGAAATGATATTGTTTCGTATTTGATGCTTCAATCGGAAGTAAAAGGAGATATTAAAAACGCTGCACAATATTTTGATGTTAAAAATCCATCCCGTTTAAAACAACTCGACTTATTGTTGCTTACCCAGGGCTGGAGAGATTATATCTGGAGAAAACTGGCCGATTCGGCAATTAAAATAAGTTATTTGCCTGAGCCTGGCATTACGATAAAAGGATTGGTAAGAGAGAAACTGGCCGATAAACCCCTACCCAATATGAATATTACCTTGTTTGGAACCAATTTTACTGGTAATAAGATCTTTACTACGAAAACCGATCAGAACGGGCGTTATTTCCTGGATGGGCTCAGTTGGTATAGCAATCAAACCGTAAAAATTTCATCAAAAGATGACAAGGGAAAAAAAGGTGGCTGGTTGCAGATCGATACGTTGATTAAACCTTTAAATTTAGCACCGTTAAAAACGATCTCATCTGGAATTTCGAACACCTTAAACGTAGAAATTGGAAAGCGTATGGATTATAACCGCACTTACAAGTTTGGCGATTCGATCAGTTTAAACGATGTTGAAATTAAGGCCGCTCAGAATAACAAGGTTACGTTGTTTCAGGATGTTCTTACCTCATTTGGTTATCCGGAAGAGGTTTTCAACATTACAGCAGCCGATTATTCGTATAAAGGATTGGAGCATTTTCTGCTGACAAAGGCTAAAGGAAGTTATCCGGCAGAAGAAAACGATACGCTTGGCAATGAAGGGGTTACTTTTATTGCCAATGGAAAAAAAGTCAGGCCGGTGATTAAAGTAAACAACAGGCAAGAACTCTTTACCGAACGCTTAGATTACTACAGTTTAACCATGGATCAGATTAATCAGGTTAAAATCCAGCATTTATTAAATAGTACCGGAAAAGATGTGTACCTGATTAGCCTTAATTTGAAAGATGAGGCTTTGCGTGGACCAAATTTAGACTTGCTGAACCTCAATTTAAACGGTTATTATGCCGCAAGAACTTTTTATTCACCAAATTACAGCAGTCCGGCAACACCAAATAAAGATTTGCGTACCACTGTTTTCTGGGCACCAGCTGTAAAAACTAACGAAAATGGCGAAGCAACTATTACTTATTTCAATGGAGATAACAAGGCAGATATTTTGATCAAAGCCGATGGAATTACCGATAAGGGGGTGGCTGTATCGGCGAAAACAGTCTATAAAGTTCAATAACCTTCAGATAAGCTATTATGATCAAAGCCATTATAATTTTCAGTTTCAGCTTATGCTTTGCTACTCAGCTTTTTGCTCAGCGCCAAATGGAAAAACTGGATCGCGGTGTAATTGCCGTACGGCAAAATAACGATTCTGTTTATGTGGGCTGGCGGATGTTGGGTACCGATGCCGATGATATGGCTTTTAACCTGTATCGCAAAACCGGAAATAACGCTGCAATTAAACTCAATCATGGTCCTATTACTAAGGGCACCAATTTTGTAGATGTAGGGGCTAAATTCGATCTTCCGAACAGTTATTTTGTTAAGCCCATTTTAAAAGGTCATGAGCTTGAAGCCAGTAAATCTTTTACATTGGTCGTCAAGTCGCCGGTTCAGCAATATTTAACTATTCCTTTAAAAACACCTGTGGGTTATTCACCTAACGATGCTTCGGTAGGCGATTTGGACGGAGATGGTGAATATGAAATTATATTGCACCAAACAGGGCGGGCACGTGATAATTCATCAAACGGTATTACCGATCCGCCGATTTTTCAGGCCTATAAATTAGACGGGACTTTTTTGTGGGAGATTAATTTGGGCAAAAACATCCGCGAAGGAGCCCATTACACCCAATTTATGGTGTATGATCTGGATGGTGATGGCATTGCCGAAATGGTATGTAAAACTGCCGATGGAACAGTAGATGGCAAAGGAAAAGTAATTGGCGATGCGAATAAAGATTGGCGCAACCCGAACGGTAAAATATTGGATGGTCCTGAATTTTTAACCGTATTTAGCGGTAAAACCGGAGCAGCTTTAGCCACAACAGATTATATTCCTGCCCGTGGCGATATTGGTGCCTGGGGTGGAAGAGGCGGTAATGGAAAAAATGACAATACGGGTAATCGTGTCGATCGGTTTAATGCTTGTGTGGCCTATTTGGATGGCATCCACCCAAGTGTAGTGATGTGCAGAGGCTACTACGGCAGGACGGTATTGGCGGCCTGGGACTGGCGTAATGGTAAACTAACTTCACGATGGGTATTTGATACTAAAGATGGTAAAAACTCATTTTCTGGGCAAGGGAATCACAATCTTACGGTTGCAGATGTAGACGGCGATGGGAAAGATGAAATTATTTATGGTTCGATGTGTGTGGATGATAACGGAAAAGGATTATACACCACAGGTTTAAGACATGGCGATGCCATTCATGTTTCAGATCTTGATCCTGAACGCCCCGGTTTAGAAGTTTTTGGCGTACATGAAATAGAAGAAGGTACAAAAGGTCCTGGTGCAGCAGTTTATGATGCCAAAACTGGCGAAATATTATGGAAAGGATCGCAAGATGAGGATGTGGGTAGAGGAGTGGCTGATAATATCGATAATACCCATTTTGGCGCACAGATGTGGTGGTCGGGATCAAATGGATTATATGATATTAAAGGCAATAGACTTGGAATTCAGCCACGATCAACTAATTTTTTAATCTATTGGGATGGCGATTTATCAAGGGAACTTTTGAATGGTAATCATATCGATAAGTACAATGGCGGGCGGCTTTTTACAGCTGATGGAGCTGTTTCTAACAATGGTACCAAATCTACCCCAGCTTTAAGTGCCGATATTTTTGGCGATTGGCGCGAAGAATTGATTTTAAGGACTGAGGGATAATCAAAGTTTAAGGATTTATACGACCACCATCCCGACTGAATATCGCAACTATACTTTAATGCACGACCCACAGTACCGTTTAAGCATTGCCTGGCAAAACGATGGTTATAACCAGCCACCTCATACAGGTTTCTATTTCGGTTTTGGAATGAAAAAAGCACCAAAGCCACATATTACTTTGGTAGAACCTAAGCAATAATACAAATCCGATAAACATATCATGAAATACAACAGATTATATATTCTCCTTTTTATCTTTTTGTTTAGCTGCCCCATCGCATTTGCACAGGCTGTAAAAGAGCAGGTAAGGATAATAACATCTTTCGATCAGGGCTGGAGTTTTAATCAAAGCGATGTTCAGGGTGCCGAAAAATCTGATTTTGATCAAACCAAATGGCGGAAATTGAATGTTCCGCACGATTGGAGCATCGAGGGGACTTATG
Encoded proteins:
- a CDS encoding alpha-N-arabinofuranosidase, giving the protein MMKKLLLSATLFCSSILAQAQNEIQLTIKPAGDQVVSKHIYGHFSEHLGRCIYDGFWVDENSTIPNKGRIRLDIVDALKKIKVPNLRWPGGCFADEYHWRDGIGPRNQRPKMVNTNWGGVTEDNSFGTHEFLDLCQMLDCEPYIAGNVGSGTVEEMAKWVEYLNFDGVSPMTAIRAQNGREKPWKVSFWGVGNESWGCGGNMTPAYYSDLYRRYATYARNYPGAPLKKVASGANSDDYNWTETCMKNIGNQMWGLTLHYYTIPTGNWGKKGSATKFDEAQYFSTMKNCLKMEELVTKHSAIMDKYDPKKKVALVVDEWGIWTDVEPGTNPGFLYQQNSLRDALIAGTTLNIFNNHSDRVKMANLAQTVNVLQALILTEKDKMILTPTYHVFDLYKVHQDAKYLPITFTSPDYTVGDQKIPALNVSASQDATGAIHISLVNLDPNKKIALSTVLDGLKWSSVTGQVLTSAKLTDVNTFSDSNKVHNAKFTGAKKSGNTLKVELPAQSVVVLELK
- a CDS encoding alpha-L-arabinofuranosidase C-terminal domain-containing protein; translation: MKLNNPVKSVFSACIMYAVIGIGYIPGVQAQTAKVIKVKTDHSIAKVQPNMWGVFFEDINFGADGGIYAELIKNRSFEFTKPLMGWTFQPKPQEGEILVVNRKEVNTTNPRYLQVKKQTDDFELVNEGFKGMGVKKGLRYDFSVMYRQAKPGVKLVLLLKDSNNKIIGQGSLAPEQTGSDWKKQSASFTATETDAKAKFSILFQGNGNIDLDMISLFPGDTWKNRPQGLRADMVQLLADMKPGFIRFPGGCIVEGTDLANRYQWKKTIGPIENRQLLMNRWNIEFAHRPAPDYYQSFGLGFFEYFQLAEDIGSDALPILNCGMACQYNSAEVAALDELDPYVQDALDLIEFANGDVNTKWGKMRADLGHPKPFNLKMMGVGNENWGPQYLERLAIFTKAIKAKYPGFKLIYSSGTGPDGDRFDLLNTTLRNNNADFIDEHYYRPADWFLKNAGRYDNYPRNGSKVFVGEYAVHADNSIIGSDRNNWQSALASASLMTGLERNADVVQMASYAPLFAHIDAWQWAPDMIWVDNLKSYGTPDYYVQKQFSTNKGTDVVSITLDEKNIIGQDGLYASAVTDQAKKELIIKIANNSDQSQNIDFDLEGKIKLKSKATNEEIANSNLKELNSFKNPEAVSPQKNTINLKGKKLNIALKPYSFNVIKIPFNQ
- a CDS encoding carboxypeptidase-like regulatory domain-containing protein gives rise to the protein MNLKKYILLSLLSALTLCCLAQQKAADKQSVKLFFEKSYLQVDRSYYSTGEDVWFSAYLVNGKSSSLTATSNNLYVELLSPKSEVLERKMIRLDGGLGKGDFKLKDSIPSGWYGIRAYTNWMRNFGDDFVFQKRIHISNNIIENASYFTRNPVKKTDVSNSKKSIAFFPEGGSLVEGLTSIVAFKTNDDVGNGIKATGSVISSKGDTVTTFQSTDAGMGIFAFTPKADEQYKVEGFYGQEKFSSKMPPILKKGLSLHITIDSLNIKANISANELMFSELKDKSISLVIKHAGDHIYSGSIKLGKATVSVSIPTKGFPGGVSIITLLDDQNRPNCERLIFIQDENKVNFSLSPGKTAYKPREKVVIKVKATNFLGQPVKTAFSLAAVDGLIPDDGNDIVSYLMLQSEVKGDIKNAAQYFDVKNPSRLKQLDLLLLTQGWRDYIWRKLADSAIKISYLPEPGITIKGLVREKLADKPLPNMNITLFGTNFTGNKIFTTKTDQNGRYFLDGLSWYSNQTVKISSKDDKGKKGGWLQIDTLIKPLNLAPLKTISSGISNTLNVEIGKRMDYNRTYKFGDSISLNDVEIKAAQNNKVTLFQDVLTSFGYPEEVFNITAADYSYKGLEHFLLTKAKGSYPAEENDTLGNEGVTFIANGKKVRPVIKVNNRQELFTERLDYYSLTMDQINQVKIQHLLNSTGKDVYLISLNLKDEALRGPNLDLLNLNLNGYYAARTFYSPNYSSPATPNKDLRTTVFWAPAVKTNENGEATITYFNGDNKADILIKADGITDKGVAVSAKTVYKVQ
- a CDS encoding rhamnogalacturonan lyase, producing MEKLDRGVIAVRQNNDSVYVGWRMLGTDADDMAFNLYRKTGNNAAIKLNHGPITKGTNFVDVGAKFDLPNSYFVKPILKGHELEASKSFTLVVKSPVQQYLTIPLKTPVGYSPNDASVGDLDGDGEYEIILHQTGRARDNSSNGITDPPIFQAYKLDGTFLWEINLGKNIREGAHYTQFMVYDLDGDGIAEMVCKTADGTVDGKGKVIGDANKDWRNPNGKILDGPEFLTVFSGKTGAALATTDYIPARGDIGAWGGRGGNGKNDNTGNRVDRFNACVAYLDGIHPSVVMCRGYYGRTVLAAWDWRNGKLTSRWVFDTKDGKNSFSGQGNHNLTVADVDGDGKDEIIYGSMCVDDNGKGLYTTGLRHGDAIHVSDLDPERPGLEVFGVHEIEEGTKGPGAAVYDAKTGEILWKGSQDEDVGRGVADNIDNTHFGAQMWWSGSNGLYDIKGNRLGIQPRSTNFLIYWDGDLSRELLNGNHIDKYNGGRLFTADGAVSNNGTKSTPALSADIFGDWREELILRTEG